From Vibrio artabrorum, a single genomic window includes:
- a CDS encoding TIGR00153 family protein codes for MPVNTIMGLFAKSPIKPLQRHVVCVNECCSHLVNFFEVSSKGDWEKASEIRAQISHLEKEADVLKREIRLKLPRGLFMPVDRTDMLELLTQQDKLANLAKDIAGRVYGRQLVIPAPMQQNFIAYVKRCLDAANQAQSVINELDELLETGFKGREVTLVAEMIHQLDVIEDDTDAMQIELRQQLMAIEFDMNPVDIMFLYKILEWVGGIADQAQRVGARLEVMLSRS; via the coding sequence ATGCCAGTAAATACAATTATGGGGTTATTTGCAAAGTCCCCAATTAAACCTTTGCAGCGTCACGTAGTATGCGTGAACGAATGTTGTTCTCACTTAGTTAACTTTTTTGAAGTTTCTTCGAAAGGTGACTGGGAAAAAGCATCAGAAATTCGAGCTCAAATTTCTCACCTTGAGAAAGAAGCTGACGTACTAAAACGTGAAATTCGCCTTAAACTTCCTCGTGGTTTGTTTATGCCCGTTGATCGCACCGATATGTTGGAGCTATTAACACAACAAGACAAACTCGCAAACCTAGCGAAAGACATTGCAGGCCGTGTATATGGTCGTCAACTTGTCATTCCTGCTCCAATGCAACAGAACTTCATCGCTTACGTAAAACGTTGTCTAGATGCAGCGAACCAAGCACAAAGCGTAATCAATGAATTAGACGAATTGCTTGAAACGGGCTTTAAAGGCCGTGAAGTAACACTCGTTGCTGAAATGATTCATCAATTAGACGTTATTGAAGATGACACCGACGCGATGCAAATCGAATTACGCCAACAGTTAATGGCAATTGAATTCGATATGAATCCCGTTGATATCATGTTCTTATACAAAATTCTTGAATGGGTCGGTGGTATTGCAGATCAAGCGCAGCGTGTAGGCGCTCGTCTTGAAGTAATGCTTTCTCGATCTTAA
- a CDS encoding inorganic phosphate transporter yields MDILANYGTVLIIVAAAFGFLMAIGIGANDVANAMGTSVGSKALTVKQAIIIAMIFEFAGAYLAGGEVTDTIRKGVIETSLFAHQPDVLVYGMMSALLAAGTWLLLASYMGWPVSTTHSIIGAIIGFACVSVGTEAVDWNSVQGIVGSWIITPLISGIFAYLIFVSAQRLIFDTENPLFNAKRFVPVYMFITTMVIALVTIKKGLKHVGLHLSGTEAWMWAAGISAVVMVGGYLYIQKKFAHREEDHGFTGVEGIFSVLMVITACAMAFAHGSNDVANAIGPLSAVVSTVEHMGEITGKSTIAWWILPLGGVGIVVGLATMGHKVMATVGTGITELTPSRGFAAQLATACTVVLASGTGLPISTTQTLVGAVLGVGFARGIAALNLGVVRNIVASWIVTLPAGALLAVVFFYAIQAMFSM; encoded by the coding sequence ATGGATATCCTTGCTAACTACGGCACTGTCCTGATTATTGTTGCAGCAGCTTTCGGTTTCTTGATGGCTATTGGTATTGGTGCAAATGACGTTGCGAACGCAATGGGCACCTCAGTAGGCTCTAAAGCTCTAACCGTAAAACAAGCGATCATTATTGCAATGATCTTTGAATTCGCAGGGGCTTACCTTGCGGGCGGCGAAGTAACAGACACGATCCGTAAAGGTGTTATCGAAACATCTCTGTTTGCGCACCAACCTGATGTACTTGTGTACGGCATGATGTCTGCACTACTCGCAGCTGGTACGTGGCTACTTCTGGCTTCATACATGGGTTGGCCAGTATCAACCACTCACTCAATCATCGGTGCAATCATCGGTTTCGCCTGTGTGTCAGTAGGAACGGAAGCCGTAGATTGGAACAGCGTTCAAGGTATTGTGGGAAGTTGGATTATCACACCGTTGATTTCCGGCATTTTCGCCTATCTCATTTTTGTCAGTGCTCAGCGACTGATATTCGATACTGAAAATCCGTTGTTTAACGCTAAGCGCTTTGTGCCTGTGTACATGTTCATTACGACCATGGTCATTGCACTTGTTACGATCAAGAAAGGTCTTAAACACGTTGGTCTTCACCTAAGCGGTACTGAAGCGTGGATGTGGGCTGCAGGCATATCTGCCGTCGTCATGGTTGGTGGCTACTTATACATTCAGAAGAAATTTGCTCACCGCGAAGAAGATCACGGCTTTACTGGCGTAGAAGGTATCTTCAGTGTGCTCATGGTTATTACCGCTTGTGCGATGGCTTTTGCCCACGGTTCAAACGACGTAGCAAATGCGATAGGTCCACTATCAGCAGTTGTTTCAACCGTTGAACATATGGGTGAGATTACAGGTAAAAGCACTATCGCATGGTGGATTCTTCCACTTGGTGGGGTTGGTATCGTTGTGGGTCTCGCGACCATGGGCCATAAAGTGATGGCAACGGTAGGAACTGGAATTACAGAGCTCACACCAAGCCGTGGCTTTGCCGCTCAGCTTGCGACAGCATGTACCGTTGTACTGGCTTCGGGTACTGGCCTTCCAATCTCAACGACGCAAACACTGGTTGGTGCGGTATTAGGCGTAGGTTTTGCACGTGGTATCGCAGCACTCAACTTGGGTGTTGTGCGTAATATCGTTGCATCATGGATTGTGACGTTACCCGCTGGCGCACTACTTGCTGTTGTATTCTTCTACGCAATTCAGGCGATGTTTAGCATGTAA
- a CDS encoding multifunctional CCA addition/repair protein — MLAVKSSSDKTFRGDTLQIFDGRPQERVLQRYLVGGAVRDKLLNIDSYDRDWVVVGSSPQEMENLGFTAVGKDFPVFLHPKTKEEHALARTERKSGSGYTGFECYFAPDVSLEEDLMRRDLTINAIAQDDKGQLYDPYHGQQDLSDRVLRHVSDAFVEDPLRVLRVARFAAKLHHLNFTVAPETMDMMSEIVQSGELTHLTAERVWQEWHKSLSTPHPEVFLSVLRECGALAVVLPEIDALFGVPQPEKWHPEVDTGIHTLMVAQQAARLSPSLPVRFAAQVHDLGKGVTPESEWPSHKMHCHTGVNIIKKLCERVRIPNEFRDLALLVCEQHSNIHRAEELKPTTFLKILNKFDVWRKPDRLNDILLCCQADHAGRKGLEDLPYPQKARFEVAYQAALQVEVKAIIADGFQGKDIREEQEQRRAVVIEKALSELATH, encoded by the coding sequence TTGCTTGCAGTAAAGTCCAGCAGTGATAAAACATTTCGAGGTGATACGTTGCAAATATTCGATGGCCGCCCACAAGAGCGAGTGCTACAGCGCTATCTCGTCGGTGGAGCAGTACGAGATAAGCTGCTCAATATCGACAGTTATGATAGAGATTGGGTCGTGGTGGGGAGTTCCCCTCAAGAGATGGAAAACCTTGGTTTTACTGCGGTGGGCAAAGATTTCCCCGTATTCCTACACCCAAAAACCAAAGAAGAACACGCACTGGCTCGCACTGAGAGAAAATCCGGTTCCGGTTATACCGGCTTCGAGTGTTACTTTGCTCCAGACGTCAGTTTGGAAGAAGACCTGATGCGCCGAGATCTGACCATTAACGCCATCGCTCAAGATGATAAAGGTCAACTTTACGATCCTTACCATGGCCAGCAAGATCTCTCCGATCGTGTTTTAAGACACGTTTCGGACGCTTTTGTTGAAGACCCTCTTCGCGTACTGCGTGTGGCTCGCTTCGCTGCCAAACTTCACCATCTCAACTTCACGGTTGCCCCTGAAACCATGGATATGATGAGTGAGATAGTCCAATCCGGTGAGCTGACACATCTTACCGCCGAACGAGTTTGGCAAGAGTGGCATAAGTCGCTGAGTACACCACACCCAGAAGTATTCCTCTCCGTACTGAGAGAATGTGGGGCATTAGCGGTTGTATTACCCGAAATTGACGCTCTCTTTGGCGTCCCTCAACCTGAGAAATGGCACCCTGAAGTCGACACGGGCATTCACACGTTGATGGTTGCTCAACAAGCCGCACGCTTAAGTCCATCGCTGCCAGTACGCTTTGCCGCTCAAGTGCACGATTTAGGTAAGGGCGTCACGCCAGAAAGTGAATGGCCGAGCCACAAAATGCACTGCCACACCGGTGTTAATATCATCAAAAAGCTATGTGAACGAGTCAGAATCCCCAATGAGTTTAGAGATCTAGCGCTATTAGTGTGCGAGCAGCATTCTAATATCCATCGTGCAGAAGAGCTCAAGCCAACCACTTTTCTCAAGATTCTCAACAAGTTCGATGTTTGGCGTAAGCCAGATAGGCTCAACGATATACTGCTTTGCTGCCAAGCTGACCACGCCGGCCGAAAAGGGTTAGAAGATCTGCCTTACCCTCAAAAAGCGCGTTTTGAAGTCGCTTACCAAGCAGCGCTTCAAGTCGAGGTGAAAGCGATCATAGCCGATGGTTTTCAAGGTAAAGATATTCGAGAAGAACAAGAGCAACGTAGAGCTGTCGTCATTGAAAAAGCGCTATCAGAACTCGCAACGCATTGA
- a CDS encoding TIGR04211 family SH3 domain-containing protein yields MKKLISFVLFAMLAAPAAFAQDRYIADKLFTYMHSGPNNTFRIIGSVDAGEKITYLQTNKSTGYTQIQDNRGRKGWVESKFVSTKESMALRMPKLEKELAEVKDKLANARQNADSEKAGLAKSLDSRNTQIAELEQNYSKINQQLTSSQTENRELRAKLDTQKDDLLLKYFMYGGGVAGIGLLLGLVLPHIMPRRRKSPNGWA; encoded by the coding sequence GTGAAAAAACTGATTAGCTTCGTTTTGTTTGCAATGCTTGCGGCTCCAGCGGCCTTTGCACAAGACCGTTATATTGCAGACAAACTATTTACTTACATGCATTCAGGTCCAAACAATACGTTCCGTATTATAGGAAGTGTTGATGCAGGTGAGAAGATCACCTACCTGCAAACCAATAAAAGCACGGGTTACACTCAAATCCAAGACAACCGTGGTCGTAAAGGTTGGGTTGAAAGTAAGTTTGTCAGCACTAAAGAGAGCATGGCATTACGCATGCCTAAGCTAGAGAAAGAGCTGGCTGAAGTAAAAGACAAGCTAGCAAACGCTCGCCAAAATGCTGACAGTGAAAAAGCCGGCCTAGCGAAGTCTCTAGACTCTCGTAACACGCAAATTGCTGAGCTTGAACAAAACTACAGCAAAATCAATCAACAGCTGACGAGCTCTCAAACAGAAAACCGTGAGCTGCGTGCGAAGCTAGACACACAAAAAGACGACTTACTGTTGAAGTACTTCATGTACGGTGGGGGTGTAGCGGGTATTGGTCTACTTCTTGGCCTTGTTCTGCCGCACATCATGCCTCGTCGCAGAAAGTCACCAAACGGTTGGGCGTAA
- a CDS encoding CYTH and CHAD domain-containing protein: METEIELKFFVSPDFSETLRNKIAETKVLQHSCRALGNIYFDTPDNWLRKHDIGLRIRRFDDVFVQTAKTAGRVVAGLHQRPEYNAEHDSNEPKLSLHPEDIWPNGKDIETLQAELTPLFSTNFTREQWLIGMPDGSQVEVAFDQGFVESGERQDPICEVELELKSGQTDALFTLSRLFCEQGGMRLGNLSKAAKGYRLAQGYQGDEVMPLTLVDTSKSDTVESCFIQSLEHALAHWHYHEQIFSERQSIEALYEISHSLSFIRQTFTIYGGIVPRRASAILRQELKWLEQELDWLKSYDHLEYLLEDKGHVLRKLDARKFLVAELKEMQEQLPDREALLTLLSSARYTGLLLDLSRWILSRGWQPFLDDKAREQMARGIEWFSVQQLERTWADLIEAFPPERVMTSQAYIDQQYRLMRNLYSGVGFASLYDDGERNSFRLPWDDLVQGIDDLLALRTLAPLTDKLEGSEKDQLERWLARQEVSILHAMEQTRQISVEVEPYWQD; the protein is encoded by the coding sequence ATGGAAACCGAGATAGAACTGAAGTTTTTTGTTTCTCCTGATTTTTCAGAGACATTACGCAATAAAATTGCTGAAACTAAAGTACTTCAGCACAGTTGTCGAGCGCTAGGTAACATCTACTTTGACACTCCTGACAACTGGCTACGCAAGCACGATATTGGTTTGCGCATTCGACGCTTTGATGACGTATTTGTACAAACTGCAAAAACCGCAGGTCGTGTGGTTGCAGGCCTGCATCAAAGGCCTGAATACAATGCTGAGCATGATAGCAACGAACCTAAGTTATCGTTACACCCTGAAGACATTTGGCCTAACGGTAAAGACATTGAAACGTTGCAAGCTGAGCTTACCCCTCTATTTTCTACTAATTTTACTCGTGAGCAGTGGTTGATTGGTATGCCTGATGGCAGTCAAGTCGAGGTCGCGTTTGACCAAGGTTTTGTTGAATCAGGCGAACGTCAAGACCCTATTTGTGAGGTTGAGTTAGAACTTAAATCTGGCCAAACGGATGCGTTGTTTACGCTTTCTCGACTATTCTGTGAACAAGGCGGCATGCGTTTAGGGAACCTTAGTAAAGCGGCTAAGGGTTATCGCCTTGCTCAAGGTTACCAAGGCGATGAAGTGATGCCTTTGACCTTAGTGGATACGAGCAAAAGTGATACTGTTGAATCGTGCTTCATTCAATCTCTAGAGCATGCTCTCGCTCATTGGCATTATCACGAACAGATTTTCTCTGAGCGTCAATCGATTGAGGCATTATATGAGATCAGTCATTCGCTGAGCTTTATTCGACAAACCTTTACCATTTATGGCGGCATTGTGCCACGCAGAGCGAGTGCTATCTTACGTCAAGAGTTGAAGTGGCTTGAGCAGGAGCTCGATTGGCTTAAGAGCTATGATCACTTGGAATATTTGCTTGAAGATAAAGGCCATGTGCTGCGTAAGTTGGACGCGCGCAAGTTTTTGGTTGCCGAACTGAAAGAGATGCAAGAACAACTCCCTGATCGTGAGGCGTTGCTCACCTTGTTGAGTTCTGCCCGTTATACCGGTTTATTGTTAGATCTCAGTCGTTGGATTTTATCTCGAGGTTGGCAGCCGTTCTTAGACGATAAAGCTCGTGAACAAATGGCGCGTGGTATTGAATGGTTTTCGGTACAACAATTAGAGCGAACATGGGCGGATTTAATCGAAGCTTTCCCACCTGAACGCGTAATGACAAGTCAAGCCTATATCGATCAGCAATATCGTTTAATGCGAAACCTCTATTCTGGGGTTGGTTTTGCGAGCTTATACGATGATGGCGAGCGTAACAGCTTCCGTTTGCCATGGGACGATCTTGTTCAGGGTATCGATGACTTACTGGCGTTGAGAACACTTGCCCCATTAACGGATAAGTTGGAAGGCAGTGAGAAAGATCAATTGGAGCGTTGGTTAGCTCGTCAGGAAGTGTCGATCTTGCATGCAATGGAACAGACACGTCAAATTAGTGTGGAAGTTGAGCCATATTGGCAAGATTAA
- a CDS encoding methyl-accepting chemotaxis protein, whose amino-acid sequence MTKLSFKWWERIISDIRLVPKMIMLMIFSTVLIISKQLWDASMFYDSLLAVTNNAQVAQQHYETYLVEVVWQTTLMIIVFVVLLLAAARVMLRQTQYLSDAIKTMADKNLSVPIQMDCKDEYGDVARELEKTRVQLNDMIKTQVASSDELFALTEVMTISMSETKDSTQEEFNEIDQLATAMSEMTSTVLTVAEHAQSASSLTEQASGQALTGQKFVQGSVSKMSELSSDIAASAAAVNQVEERVDSIGSVVGTIQGISEQTNLLALNAAIEAARAGEAGRGFAVVADEVRNLAQRTQQATVEIQDMISHLQTSANSAVELMEKSVVEAAEGVELVTNAGSELDGIVSQVNQINDMNFQIATAAGQQSSVAEEMSVNLTNVRELVEASVVVIGELLDTSQIMENNAQELDGKIKQFKV is encoded by the coding sequence ATGACTAAACTGTCATTCAAGTGGTGGGAAAGGATTATCTCTGACATTCGTCTCGTTCCAAAAATGATTATGCTGATGATATTCAGCACTGTGTTGATCATTTCAAAGCAGTTATGGGATGCAAGTATGTTTTATGATTCATTACTTGCGGTCACAAACAATGCACAAGTCGCACAACAACACTATGAGACTTACTTAGTTGAAGTGGTTTGGCAGACAACCTTAATGATCATCGTTTTTGTGGTTCTCCTACTTGCGGCAGCTCGTGTGATGCTGCGTCAAACTCAATACCTTAGCGATGCGATAAAAACCATGGCCGACAAAAACTTATCGGTGCCGATTCAAATGGATTGTAAAGATGAATACGGCGATGTGGCACGCGAGCTTGAAAAAACTCGAGTTCAATTGAACGACATGATCAAAACTCAAGTGGCCTCTTCTGATGAGTTATTCGCTTTAACAGAAGTGATGACCATCAGCATGTCTGAAACCAAAGACTCGACTCAGGAAGAATTCAATGAGATCGACCAACTGGCGACAGCGATGAGTGAGATGACTTCTACGGTATTAACGGTTGCTGAGCATGCACAAAGTGCCTCTTCGCTGACTGAACAGGCTTCAGGCCAAGCATTGACGGGCCAAAAATTCGTGCAAGGTTCGGTGTCTAAAATGAGCGAACTGTCTTCAGATATCGCCGCATCGGCCGCAGCGGTAAATCAAGTTGAAGAGCGTGTTGATTCGATTGGTAGTGTTGTCGGCACTATCCAAGGCATTTCAGAACAAACTAACTTATTGGCACTTAACGCAGCGATTGAAGCGGCGCGTGCGGGTGAGGCTGGTCGCGGTTTTGCTGTTGTTGCCGACGAGGTTCGTAACCTTGCTCAGCGAACTCAACAAGCGACGGTTGAGATTCAAGACATGATTAGCCACCTACAAACCAGCGCTAATTCGGCTGTCGAGTTGATGGAAAAGAGTGTGGTAGAAGCGGCGGAAGGTGTCGAGTTGGTGACCAATGCCGGCTCTGAATTGGATGGTATCGTAAGCCAGGTCAATCAGATAAATGATATGAATTTCCAAATCGCAACTGCAGCGGGTCAGCAGAGCAGTGTGGCTGAAGAGATGAGCGTTAACCTAACCAATGTTCGTGAGCTGGTTGAAGCTTCCGTGGTGGTGATTGGTGAGCTGCTCGATACTTCTCAGATCATGGAAAATAATGCACAAGAACTCGACGGCAAGATTAAGCAATTTAAGGTTTAA
- a CDS encoding potassium channel family protein, with protein MLNNIKNTLQPMSLLSLILSFLALFVISGLLFAPIDKESKQVLVGLDFIICSVFLFQLTIDLFRSQNKKEYLKVHWIDFLASIPMVEPLRFARIFQILRVILVLRSGKRVFRELFRNRKETTLASIILLLVMLLTLGAGTILLLEHQDPNANITTGQDALWWAFVTISTVGYGDHYPVTSSGKLVASLIIVCGVGIFGMISGLITSLITSPTRHENQRAESKEKHLEKIIEQQQQILKRLEKLEQQTKK; from the coding sequence ATGTTAAATAATATCAAAAATACCCTACAGCCAATGAGCTTATTATCACTGATTCTTTCTTTCTTAGCGTTATTTGTGATCTCAGGCTTATTGTTTGCACCGATTGATAAAGAATCAAAACAAGTTCTTGTCGGCCTCGACTTTATAATCTGTAGTGTTTTTCTTTTTCAGCTCACAATAGATCTATTCAGATCACAAAATAAGAAAGAATATTTGAAAGTACACTGGATCGATTTCTTGGCAAGCATCCCCATGGTCGAACCGCTTCGTTTCGCTCGCATTTTTCAGATTCTGCGTGTCATTCTTGTTCTTCGTTCAGGAAAACGCGTGTTCAGAGAGTTATTCCGTAACCGAAAAGAGACCACTCTCGCCTCAATTATTCTGCTATTGGTGATGCTCCTTACGTTAGGCGCAGGGACCATACTGCTTTTAGAGCACCAAGATCCCAATGCCAACATTACAACAGGGCAAGATGCTTTATGGTGGGCCTTCGTCACGATAAGCACGGTGGGGTATGGTGATCATTATCCAGTGACCAGTTCAGGGAAACTGGTCGCCTCTCTGATTATTGTTTGTGGTGTCGGTATTTTTGGTATGATTTCAGGCCTAATTACATCTTTGATTACCTCCCCAACTCGTCATGAAAATCAACGAGCGGAAAGCAAAGAGAAGCATCTTGAAAAAATCATAGAACAACAACAACAGATCCTAAAACGATTAGAGAAACTCGAACAACAAACAAAAAAATAG
- a CDS encoding ExeA family protein — protein sequence MYKEYFGFVEMPFSIVPNSRYLFLSQRHQEAMQNLQAGLGEGGGFAMLTGEVGTGKTTVAKAMLSSLDSQTQAGLILNPTFSNADLLEAICDEFEVEYPEQASLKQLSQAIHHFLLDSHAEGIQTLLVIDEAQHLAADVLEQLRLLTNLETDSRKLLKVLLVGQPELQQHLQTTQLRQLAQRITGRYHLLPLNMEETGKYIAFRLETAGGEQMLFSNRSIKLIAQYTHGIPRLINLVCDKALQLSFHDGELTPSNETVNRACQLIMAFQADVYHVEKVRRVHVASKLFQYAAIATLSVGFAIATFNIAPSYIASWLATQTSNEVKNEVLAGSQRTVVAESARLTAEPKVSKFALPQDIQQHLMQGTHRSLAIKDLYTLWGYQSSLRDDLCLSEPQSVFVCQQHRSNLTSLLALGVPVVLHLEIEQESVFAVLYGASEASVELLVNEKLLVMPKQSLEKIWQGDYVAIWKQPLRETLKEGYQGEAVAMLDLLLSEVLGEVVSGSDVFDRELKMKVEAFQTWQGMSVDGIAGQRTLARLQRLAQLDSPKLMSLEGGES from the coding sequence ATGTATAAGGAATATTTTGGCTTCGTTGAGATGCCATTTTCGATTGTACCAAATTCTCGCTATTTGTTTTTGAGTCAGCGTCATCAAGAAGCGATGCAGAACTTACAAGCCGGTTTAGGCGAGGGTGGGGGCTTCGCTATGCTCACTGGTGAGGTCGGTACAGGAAAAACAACGGTCGCTAAAGCGATGTTGTCATCACTCGATAGCCAGACTCAAGCAGGCCTTATACTTAACCCGACCTTTTCTAATGCGGATTTACTGGAAGCTATCTGCGATGAATTTGAGGTCGAGTACCCAGAGCAGGCATCGTTAAAACAGCTCAGTCAGGCCATTCATCACTTCCTGCTTGATAGCCATGCCGAAGGTATCCAAACTCTATTGGTGATAGATGAGGCTCAACATCTCGCAGCCGATGTGTTGGAGCAGTTGCGCCTTCTCACTAACTTAGAAACGGACAGTCGTAAGTTGCTAAAAGTACTGTTGGTCGGCCAACCTGAATTACAACAGCACTTACAAACCACGCAGTTACGTCAGCTAGCGCAGCGTATTACTGGTCGCTATCACTTGCTGCCACTCAATATGGAAGAGACCGGCAAGTACATCGCGTTTCGTTTGGAAACCGCGGGTGGCGAGCAGATGTTATTTTCAAATCGTTCTATCAAGCTGATCGCTCAATATACCCATGGTATTCCAAGGCTGATTAACCTGGTATGTGACAAAGCGCTTCAACTCTCTTTTCATGATGGTGAGCTGACTCCTTCGAATGAAACCGTGAACCGAGCTTGTCAGCTGATCATGGCTTTTCAGGCCGATGTCTATCATGTTGAGAAAGTTCGTCGCGTCCATGTCGCCTCTAAATTATTCCAATATGCAGCCATAGCCACACTAAGTGTTGGCTTTGCGATAGCGACCTTTAACATCGCCCCATCATACATCGCGTCATGGTTAGCGACTCAGACTTCAAACGAAGTAAAAAATGAAGTGTTGGCAGGCTCTCAGCGAACTGTGGTAGCAGAGAGTGCTAGGTTAACCGCTGAACCGAAGGTTTCAAAGTTTGCATTACCACAAGATATTCAACAGCATTTGATGCAGGGAACCCATCGCTCTCTCGCTATCAAGGACTTGTATACCCTTTGGGGTTATCAATCTTCACTACGTGATGACTTATGTTTAAGTGAGCCGCAAAGTGTGTTTGTGTGTCAGCAACATCGCTCCAATTTGACGTCGTTATTGGCGTTGGGGGTGCCGGTAGTGCTTCATTTAGAGATAGAGCAAGAATCCGTGTTTGCGGTGCTTTATGGTGCATCTGAAGCGTCTGTCGAGCTACTGGTTAACGAAAAGCTGTTGGTGATGCCGAAGCAATCCTTAGAGAAAATCTGGCAAGGCGATTATGTTGCCATTTGGAAGCAGCCGTTAAGAGAGACCCTTAAAGAGGGCTATCAAGGTGAGGCGGTTGCTATGCTTGACTTGCTACTTTCAGAAGTTTTGGGTGAAGTGGTGTCGGGTAGTGATGTGTTTGATCGCGAGCTCAAAATGAAAGTCGAGGCGTTTCAAACTTGGCAAGGTATGTCTGTTGATGGCATCGCAGGTCAGCGCACCTTAGCAAGATTGCAAAGGTTAGCTCAACTCGACTCGCCGAAGTTGATGTCACTAGAAGGAGGCGAAAGCTAA
- a CDS encoding general secretion pathway protein GspB, translated as MSRIMHELKRSSTKLSSVNQSSFKGYQNHHMPSLERGVGNKRSSSRAIGLLIIFVPSLLVGGALVYQSYSQQQAHLAKQPINTVMAELEPQIVEVEDVAQTKATALASAENNTLFAVRVAPTNKALKALPRQGVYARVEFETKSNQLAVGPSVTRANTRETLKTTVSAAPKPAQPTVQPSASDKGAQPSVDHDLLQGLDLSQFSPDLALKLESMMGKQQSAPEPMDSRPAGQAESQVIELESHRDSLSGVLPKLDLQTHMYSSSEAKRWVKVNGHEVTQGDWIEQGIRLLEIKPQSVIIEFNQQKIEIPALYEWQG; from the coding sequence ATGTCACGTATTATGCATGAGCTTAAACGGTCGTCTACCAAGCTGTCATCGGTTAATCAATCCAGCTTCAAAGGCTATCAGAACCATCATATGCCTAGTTTAGAGCGAGGAGTTGGCAATAAACGAAGTTCGTCGCGAGCGATAGGGCTGCTCATCATTTTTGTTCCTTCTTTGTTAGTGGGTGGCGCTCTGGTGTATCAATCGTACAGTCAACAACAGGCACACTTAGCTAAGCAACCCATCAATACGGTAATGGCCGAGCTTGAACCTCAAATTGTTGAGGTTGAGGATGTCGCACAGACGAAAGCGACAGCGCTGGCATCGGCGGAGAATAACACGCTGTTTGCTGTTCGTGTCGCTCCGACAAACAAGGCATTAAAAGCATTACCTCGCCAAGGGGTGTATGCGCGGGTTGAATTTGAGACGAAAAGTAACCAGCTTGCTGTTGGGCCATCAGTCACAAGGGCTAATACCCGTGAGACACTTAAAACGACTGTGAGTGCAGCTCCCAAACCGGCTCAGCCAACCGTTCAGCCAAGTGCGAGTGATAAGGGGGCTCAACCATCAGTGGACCATGATTTGTTGCAGGGGCTCGATCTGAGTCAATTCTCACCTGATCTGGCATTGAAGCTCGAGTCCATGATGGGAAAGCAACAAAGCGCACCCGAACCGATGGACTCAAGACCTGCCGGACAGGCGGAGTCACAGGTCATAGAGCTGGAGTCTCATCGCGATAGCTTATCGGGTGTTCTGCCTAAATTAGATCTGCAAACTCATATGTATTCGAGTAGTGAAGCTAAGCGTTGGGTAAAAGTAAATGGCCATGAAGTGACGCAAGGAGATTGGATTGAACAAGGTATACGGTTGCTAGAGATCAAGCCACAGTCGGTGATCATAGAATTTAATCAACAGAAGATAGAAATCCCAGCGTTGTACGAATGGCAAGGCTAG